A single region of the Elizabethkingia sp. JS20170427COW genome encodes:
- the odhB gene encoding 2-oxoglutarate dehydrogenase complex dihydrolipoyllysine-residue succinyltransferase encodes MSILEMKVPSPGESITEVEIATWLVKDGDYVEKDQAIAEVDSDKATLELPAEVSGVITLKAEEGDTVAVGQVVCLIDMSAAKPAGEAATKAEAPKEEAKPAAVEAPKATPAPAPAPVPTSYASNTPSPAAKKILDEKGIAPAAVTGTGVGGRITKEDAVQAKGVPAMGSSNASGSRTVKTTKLSMLRRKIASRLVSVKNETAMLTTFNEVDMSEIFRLRKLYKEEFAAKHGVGLGFMSFFTKAVVRALQLYPDVNASLDGDFKVNYDFCDISVAVSGPKGLMVPVLRNAENMSFRNVEAGIKDLATRVRDGRITVDEMTGGTFTITNGGTFGSMLSTPIINPPQSAILGMHNIIQRPVAVNGQVEIRPMMYLALSYDHRIIDGKESVGFLVAIKEAIDNPVEFLLGGDERRGLEL; translated from the coding sequence ATGTCAATATTAGAAATGAAAGTTCCTTCACCAGGGGAATCGATTACAGAAGTAGAAATTGCAACCTGGTTGGTAAAAGATGGTGACTACGTAGAAAAAGATCAAGCTATTGCTGAAGTAGATTCAGATAAAGCGACTCTAGAACTTCCTGCAGAAGTAAGTGGGGTAATTACCCTAAAAGCTGAAGAGGGAGATACAGTAGCTGTAGGTCAAGTAGTTTGCCTTATCGATATGTCTGCTGCTAAGCCAGCAGGGGAGGCAGCTACTAAGGCTGAAGCTCCTAAAGAAGAAGCTAAACCTGCAGCTGTTGAAGCTCCTAAAGCAACTCCAGCGCCTGCACCAGCACCAGTACCAACTAGCTATGCTAGTAACACTCCTTCCCCTGCCGCTAAGAAAATTTTAGACGAAAAAGGAATTGCTCCAGCAGCTGTAACCGGTACAGGGGTAGGAGGTAGAATTACTAAAGAAGACGCAGTACAAGCTAAAGGAGTTCCTGCAATGGGTAGCTCTAACGCTAGTGGATCTCGTACAGTGAAAACTACAAAACTTAGCATGCTTCGTAGAAAAATAGCTTCTAGACTAGTTTCTGTGAAAAATGAAACTGCTATGTTGACTACTTTCAATGAAGTAGATATGTCTGAAATCTTCAGATTGCGTAAATTATATAAAGAAGAATTTGCAGCAAAACACGGAGTTGGCTTAGGATTTATGTCTTTCTTCACTAAAGCTGTAGTAAGAGCTCTTCAATTATATCCAGATGTAAATGCATCTTTAGATGGAGACTTCAAAGTAAATTATGATTTCTGTGATATTTCAGTAGCGGTTTCAGGTCCTAAAGGTCTTATGGTTCCTGTTCTTCGTAATGCTGAAAATATGTCATTCAGAAACGTAGAAGCAGGTATTAAAGATCTTGCAACACGTGTTAGAGATGGTAGAATTACTGTTGATGAAATGACAGGTGGTACTTTCACTATTACCAATGGCGGTACTTTCGGTTCTATGCTTTCAACTCCAATCATTAATCCACCACAATCTGCTATCTTAGGAATGCACAATATCATCCAAAGACCAGTAGCTGTAAACGGACAAGTAGAAATCCGTCCAATGATGTATCTAGCTCTTTCTTATGACCATAGAATTATCGATGGTAAAGAATCTGTAGGTTTCTTAGTAGCTATTAAAGAAGCTATTGATAACCCAGTAGAATTCTTATTAGGAGGAGACGAAAGAAGAGGTCTTGAACTTTAA
- the secD gene encoding protein translocase subunit SecD, with protein sequence MQGKGLITAIAIILGLICINELLPTFYSSRIEKEALALSGGNEVKYQKELEKLSKDTLNLGIMKLDYHSAKEKEMKLGLDLKGGINVLLEINQRDLVNDLTNYSTNPVLEEALNRTDRTMKTTTKTYIENFFTQFDAVNKEKGTHLKLSNPEIFGTQKLSDQIKFNTPDDEVKRIISKKIEASVGAAFEVIRTRIDKLGVTQPNVQRVPGTGRILVEMPGIKDIDRVKKLLQTSARLQFWEVQTANEVLPYFDQLQNVIAVKADSLGVNKNTNLMNMLDVQRGYSQNGVAFVKLADTATVRKILNSPQGIKARPANLRYTKFMWAAKPESSSPDYLTLYAIRGSANNKAPLDGAVKEARVSYDQIGRIEISMQMDSEGTKIWKTLTEKNVGRPIAVTLDDNVYTAPNVNTVIPNGQSVITGNFSQDEAKDLVDVLNSGKLPATAKIVQADVVGPSLGAESINSGMISFVIAFAIIMIYIIGYYGMAGVFAVIAMIINLFYIFGIMDSIDATLTLPGIAGIVLTMGMAVDTNVIIYERTKEELFAGKGIREAYHDGFKHALSAIIDGHSTTLLTAIVLYVFGTGPIQGFAVTLIIGLLMTFFTSVLIARVMIFNRLNKGKDISVWTPVTKNLFKDIWIDFIGKRKIAYIFSTVLMIICLGSIFTNGFKFGVDFKGGRTYVVRFDKPVEANKVQENLQGLFKTKDGQNEAVDVKTFGNSNQLRITTDYKIDDVNTSVDTEIENKLYQGLKPYLPANTSLETFRGSNEGSVGIVSSTKVGPTVADDIQVHGTLAVAASLLGIFIYILFRFKKWQFSLGAVLALFHDAVVILGVFSLFYKVAPFNMEINQDFIAAVLTVLGYSINDTVIVFDRIREYLREKKSLSLAGLFDDSISSTLGRTFNTSMTTILVILAIFLFGGDSMKGFMFALLIGIGFGTYSSIFVASAVAYDAIKGRRKDEPAVHELHK encoded by the coding sequence ATGCAAGGAAAAGGACTCATTACCGCTATTGCAATCATCCTCGGATTGATTTGTATTAATGAACTCCTGCCTACCTTCTACTCCAGTAGGATAGAGAAAGAAGCCCTAGCGCTTTCCGGAGGCAATGAAGTTAAATATCAAAAAGAATTAGAAAAACTCTCCAAAGATACCTTGAACTTAGGTATTATGAAGCTTGATTATCATTCTGCTAAAGAAAAAGAAATGAAGCTTGGTTTGGACCTTAAAGGGGGGATTAACGTATTGTTGGAAATCAACCAAAGAGACTTGGTAAACGATTTAACCAACTATTCAACCAACCCTGTTTTGGAAGAAGCTCTTAATAGAACCGACAGAACTATGAAGACAACTACCAAAACTTATATCGAGAATTTCTTTACTCAATTTGATGCGGTAAATAAAGAAAAAGGAACCCATCTAAAACTTTCTAATCCTGAAATTTTTGGTACTCAGAAATTAAGTGATCAGATTAAATTCAACACTCCAGATGATGAGGTGAAAAGAATTATCTCTAAAAAAATAGAAGCTTCTGTAGGAGCTGCTTTTGAGGTAATCCGTACCCGTATCGATAAACTTGGAGTAACACAACCTAACGTACAAAGAGTTCCTGGTACTGGTCGTATCCTTGTAGAGATGCCTGGTATCAAAGATATCGATAGAGTAAAAAAATTACTTCAGACATCTGCTAGATTACAATTCTGGGAAGTACAAACTGCTAATGAGGTGTTGCCTTATTTTGATCAACTTCAGAATGTAATTGCCGTAAAAGCAGATTCATTAGGGGTAAATAAAAATACAAACCTAATGAACATGCTAGATGTTCAGCGAGGGTATAGCCAAAATGGTGTAGCCTTTGTGAAGCTAGCGGATACTGCAACTGTACGCAAAATATTAAATAGCCCTCAAGGGATTAAAGCTCGCCCTGCAAATTTACGATACACTAAATTTATGTGGGCTGCAAAACCAGAATCTAGCTCTCCAGATTATCTGACGCTTTATGCAATTAGAGGTAGTGCTAATAACAAAGCTCCACTAGATGGTGCAGTAAAAGAAGCTAGAGTTTCATATGACCAAATTGGTAGAATTGAAATTTCTATGCAAATGGATTCCGAAGGAACTAAAATTTGGAAAACCCTTACCGAGAAAAATGTAGGTAGACCTATTGCTGTTACTTTGGATGATAATGTATATACTGCTCCTAATGTTAATACAGTAATTCCTAACGGACAATCTGTAATTACAGGTAACTTTAGCCAAGATGAGGCAAAAGACTTGGTAGATGTACTTAATTCAGGAAAACTTCCTGCAACAGCTAAGATTGTTCAAGCAGATGTTGTAGGACCTTCATTGGGTGCTGAATCTATCAACTCAGGAATGATTTCCTTCGTAATAGCATTTGCTATTATTATGATTTATATTATCGGATACTATGGTATGGCAGGGGTGTTTGCTGTAATCGCGATGATTATCAACCTTTTCTATATCTTCGGTATTATGGACTCTATAGATGCAACTCTTACCTTGCCAGGTATTGCGGGTATCGTATTAACCATGGGTATGGCAGTAGATACTAACGTAATTATCTATGAGAGAACCAAGGAAGAGTTATTTGCAGGAAAAGGAATTAGAGAGGCTTACCACGATGGTTTCAAACACGCATTGTCTGCTATTATCGATGGACACTCTACTACTTTATTAACTGCAATTGTACTCTATGTATTTGGTACAGGTCCTATCCAAGGTTTTGCAGTTACTTTAATTATTGGTCTATTGATGACTTTCTTTACCTCTGTGTTAATTGCGAGAGTAATGATCTTTAATAGATTGAATAAAGGTAAAGATATCTCAGTTTGGACTCCAGTAACAAAAAATCTATTTAAAGATATTTGGATTGATTTTATTGGTAAAAGAAAAATTGCTTATATTTTCTCTACAGTTTTAATGATCATTTGTTTAGGATCAATCTTTACCAATGGCTTTAAATTTGGGGTAGACTTCAAAGGAGGTAGAACTTATGTAGTAAGATTTGATAAGCCTGTAGAAGCAAATAAAGTTCAAGAAAATCTTCAAGGTTTATTTAAAACTAAAGATGGGCAGAATGAAGCGGTAGATGTAAAAACTTTTGGTAACTCTAACCAATTGCGTATTACAACCGATTATAAAATTGATGATGTTAACACCTCTGTAGATACAGAGATTGAGAATAAACTTTACCAAGGTCTAAAACCTTATCTTCCTGCAAATACCTCTCTTGAAACTTTTAGAGGTAGTAATGAAGGTAGTGTAGGAATTGTATCCTCTACAAAAGTAGGTCCTACAGTGGCTGATGATATCCAAGTACACGGTACTTTAGCAGTAGCAGCTTCTTTATTAGGAATCTTTATCTACATTTTATTTAGATTTAAAAAATGGCAATTCTCATTGGGTGCCGTGTTAGCGTTATTCCACGATGCGGTGGTAATCCTTGGGGTATTCTCTTTATTCTATAAAGTAGCACCATTTAATATGGAAATCAACCAAGACTTTATTGCGGCCGTACTTACCGTTCTCGGTTACTCAATTAACGATACCGTAATTGTCTTCGACCGTATCCGTGAGTACTTACGTGAGAAAAAATCTCTAAGCCTAGCAGGATTATTTGATGATTCCATCAGTAGTACTTTAGGTAGAACATTCAACACCTCTATGACGACCATTTTGGTAATTTTAGCCATCTTCTTATTTGGTGGAGATAGTATGAAAGGATTTATGTTCGCCTTATTAATAGGTATTGGATTTGGTACTTACTCTTCTATATTCGTAGCATCAGCAGTAGCATATGATGCCATAAAGGGAAGGAGAAAAGATGAACCAGCGGTTCATGAATTACATAAATAA
- a CDS encoding HopJ type III effector protein yields the protein MNIIEKLKTAPEQIQFAEVIAFIDQHYNFTPTRFTNGSVVNEANQNNGSCKIFSFAKLQALNPQETLALFGDFYRKDVLQNPSAEDHQNIRNFMKLGWEGIAFEGQALELKK from the coding sequence ATGAATATTATCGAAAAATTAAAAACAGCTCCAGAGCAAATTCAATTTGCAGAGGTAATTGCTTTTATAGATCAGCATTATAACTTTACTCCAACTCGATTTACAAATGGATCTGTAGTGAATGAGGCGAATCAAAATAATGGTTCATGTAAAATCTTTAGCTTTGCAAAACTCCAGGCTTTAAATCCACAAGAAACACTGGCGTTATTCGGGGATTTCTACCGAAAAGATGTCTTGCAAAATCCATCAGCAGAGGATCATCAGAACATTAGAAACTTCATGAAATTAGGCTGGGAAGGAATCGCTTTTGAAGGGCAGGCTTTAGAACTTAAAAAGTAA
- the glk gene encoding glucokinase, translating to MNSTKFPLYLAGINKSENQNLKIIAADIGGTKTNIAWYIAQNSKLLLQEEATYASKEYSSFLEIVQDFIKNHHLEGVDVVSIGIAGPVVEGRCVTTNLPWNLDKNELSSQLGISRVEMINDLEATAYGLVEVNDGYLEVIHEGTPSEEGNVAILAPGTGLGEAGLFWDGEALRPFATEGGHSDFSPRNKLEIELYEYLHSIYSIVTWEHVISGQGIYNIYRFLRDVKKHPEPAWLTQKFEQEKDYAAVISHTAMRELDSTCTLAMEMFVEFMAREATNLTLKLKATRGLILGGGIPPKIFSLLNKDQFYNNFIVSDKLGHILKNVPIYLNLNAKTALIGAAYYGAFSR from the coding sequence ATGAATTCTACAAAATTCCCACTGTATTTAGCCGGAATAAATAAGTCCGAAAATCAGAATCTTAAAATAATAGCTGCGGATATTGGAGGGACCAAAACCAATATAGCATGGTATATTGCTCAAAATTCAAAATTGTTATTGCAAGAAGAAGCAACCTATGCATCTAAAGAATATTCCTCTTTTTTAGAGATTGTTCAGGATTTTATCAAGAATCACCATTTGGAGGGTGTTGATGTGGTGTCTATAGGGATTGCAGGCCCTGTAGTGGAAGGTAGATGTGTAACAACCAACCTTCCTTGGAATTTGGACAAGAATGAATTGAGTAGCCAATTGGGAATCTCTCGTGTAGAGATGATTAACGATTTGGAAGCAACGGCATATGGTTTAGTAGAGGTAAATGATGGTTATCTGGAGGTTATCCACGAGGGAACTCCTAGTGAAGAAGGAAATGTAGCTATTTTAGCTCCAGGGACAGGTCTTGGCGAAGCGGGCTTGTTTTGGGATGGTGAAGCTTTGAGGCCTTTTGCAACAGAAGGAGGACATTCGGATTTTTCTCCTAGAAATAAACTTGAAATAGAGTTGTACGAATACTTACATTCAATTTATAGTATTGTTACTTGGGAGCATGTTATTTCTGGGCAAGGGATTTACAATATCTACCGATTTTTAAGAGATGTGAAGAAGCATCCAGAACCTGCTTGGCTTACTCAGAAATTTGAACAAGAAAAAGATTATGCAGCGGTAATTAGTCATACAGCAATGCGCGAGTTGGATTCGACTTGTACTCTTGCAATGGAGATGTTTGTTGAATTTATGGCTAGGGAAGCTACCAATTTAACATTGAAGTTAAAAGCAACTCGTGGTTTGATTTTAGGAGGAGGTATTCCTCCAAAAATTTTCAGTTTATTGAATAAAGATCAGTTCTATAATAATTTTATTGTAAGTGATAAACTAGGGCATATATTGAAAAATGTACCGATTTATCTAAATCTAAATGCGAAGACTGCTTTAATAGGCGCAGCGTATTATGGAGCTTTTTCCAGATAA